Proteins encoded in a region of the Candidatus Wallbacteria bacterium genome:
- the secF gene encoding protein translocase subunit SecF: protein MTTNYDFIGKKYYAFAITGFLCIASIFLMFTVGMNWGVDFTGGTVMHLKFEKSVDQAKVRELLGDGGLNLSPTVQGVSGKPEEAIIRTKMLYDKKEDGVTKDEVRDALQKGLGNTLAETMGATDIGPVAGAQLRAQATKAVILSWIITLLYLWYRFEFKYSIGGVIGIIHDCIVTIGFFILFKLEVNITTMAALLTIIGYSINDSIIVCDRMRENIRLIKGMNYTDLFNHSINQMLTRTINTSMTVMITVVILFLIATGEIKDFAFAMIIGVITGTYSSIYIVGPIAIYFHELEQSRIKSRLVGKKKYA from the coding sequence ATGACTACAAACTATGATTTTATCGGCAAGAAATATTACGCCTTTGCGATCACCGGATTTCTCTGCATAGCGTCGATTTTCCTCATGTTCACAGTCGGGATGAACTGGGGAGTCGATTTTACGGGCGGCACTGTGATGCATCTTAAATTTGAAAAATCCGTGGACCAGGCCAAAGTCAGGGAACTGCTCGGGGACGGCGGTCTGAATCTCTCGCCGACCGTGCAGGGCGTTTCAGGGAAACCAGAGGAAGCCATTATCCGCACCAAGATGCTGTATGACAAAAAAGAAGACGGAGTCACCAAAGACGAAGTCAGGGATGCGCTCCAGAAAGGGCTGGGAAACACTCTCGCTGAAACCATGGGTGCGACGGACATCGGACCTGTTGCAGGCGCTCAGCTGCGCGCTCAGGCCACCAAGGCTGTTATCCTGTCCTGGATCATCACTCTGCTTTATCTCTGGTATAGATTCGAATTCAAATACAGCATCGGCGGAGTGATCGGCATCATCCACGACTGCATCGTGACGATCGGATTCTTCATCCTGTTCAAGCTGGAAGTCAACATCACCACAATGGCCGCCCTGCTTACGATCATCGGTTATTCGATCAATGACTCGATCATCGTCTGCGACAGGATGAGAGAGAATATCCGCCTGATCAAAGGCATGAATTACACAGATCTGTTCAATCACAGCATCAACCAGATGCTCACCCGTACCATCAACACCTCGATGACAGTCATGATCACTGTGGTAATCCTGTTCTTAATCGCTACAGGAGAGATCAAGGATTTCGCATTCGCCATGATCATCGGCGTGATCACAGGCACCTATTCCTCGATCTACATCGTAGGCCCGATCGCGATCTATTTCCACGAACTCGAGCAGTCACGCATCAAGAGCAGGCTGGTAGGAAAGAAAAAATATGCCTGA